The Daphnia magna isolate NIES linkage group LG3, ASM2063170v1.1, whole genome shotgun sequence genomic interval GAGGCGAACCAAACAAATGGAAGCCATTCGTTCGAAACCAAGTAGAAACGATAAGAAAGTTCTCTCAGCCCGAGTGGTGGAGACACTGTCCAGGTCTCCAAAATCCGGCCGATCTTGCCTCGCGGGGGAGCGCCAGCGCCAACGCTGGTAACTTCAACTCTATGGTGGAACGGCCCGATCTGGCTCAAAGAAGATGAATCGGAATGGCCAGATTCCCCCAACACCCAAATTCCACaaacaattcaatttgaaattgaatcaGAAGCAAGGAGTACGACGGTCAGCACGACAGCAGCCATCACAGCTCCAACAACCACCATTGAATGGAATTTGGACAGAATATCTACTTGGAATCGACTAGTAAGAAGAACGGCATGGATCGCACGATTCCTAAGAAGGAGTCAAGGGATATTAAGACCCCCTGGACAAGAATTTATGGAATCAATAAAATTATTCGAAAAGGTGATCCAAATTAACCGACTATCTAGAGAAGAATTGGATGAAGCGGAGCTGACTATTTATCGGCAGCTCCAACGGGAGCGATACCCCAAGGCATTTGAATCTCTGCAGCAGGACAACACAATCCAACCCAAGGAGAAAATCGCATCTCTTCTCCCAATCTGGGACCAAAGAGACAGACTCATCCGTGTACAGGGAAGAGTGTCACTTGCTTTAAGGGATCGAAATATCGAACCCCCAATTCTGCTTCCTGCAAAACATTTAGTAATCTCCTTTTTAATTACAGACAAACACGAGTCTTTACTACATGCAGGAGTAAAAGGAACACTATCGGAACTAAAGGAGAAGTTCTGGATAGTGAAGGGACGGCAGCAAGTTAAAACCGCTTGGTTCGCTTGTGTTGAATGTCAAAAACTAACGTCACCACCGTTCCAAGAACTAGCAGCCCCACTTCCGTTAAATCGACTCCGCCAGGCGCAAGCATTCCATATTACAGGAGTGGATTTCGCTGgacatttgttttacaaaccAGCCCCATCCAGAAGGAAAGCGAAAGCCCTGACATCAGTCCAGGATCCGACTTCAACAGACGATCCAAATAAAGAGCCAGCTGAGGAGCTTATCGCAGAAGAAGACGCTCCAAATGAAGCTCCGCTCGCAGGCGAAGAAACGCCAACAGAAGAGGATATCGAAATCCAAGATATTCCACCGACAACGACTAAAGCTAAGAAGACTAATCAGCTCAAAAGTTATGCTTGTCTTTTCACATGTGCTGTCACTCGTGCGATTCATCTGGAACTGATGCCGGACATGACCGCACGCTCCTTTCTATTTGCCCTCCGCAAATTTGCAGCTAGACGAGGACCTATATCGGTGATGTATTCCGACAACGCACAAACTTTCCGATGTGTCGACCGACATTTAAAACTACTCAACTCCGATCCGACTGTCCAGGATTATCTTGCCGCCAGGAAGACTCTCTGGATATATTCCGCCAGCCTAGCCCCCTGGTGGGGCGGGTTCTGGGAACGAATGGTGAGGAGCGTCAAGGATCTGCTTCGACGCTCCAACGGTCGAGCTTGTCTGGACTACATGGAATTGGAAGCAAGCTTAATTGAGATAGAAAGCGTGATTAACGCACGCCCGCTCAGCTATATCGGAGAAGGAGCCGATGATCCGCTTCCAATCACTCCTAACCAATTCCTCAACAATCGACGTTCTACTCGCGCGGACCCGGAGCCAGCTACTAATTTAATAGCTCCTACCTCAACTAGCACCAAGTTGTTAGAAATGGATAAGCTCAGAAGAAATTACGTTGCCGATATCTGCTCCAGATTTGTGGACGACTATTTACGTCAACTGGACAACTTTCACTCCAAGGGGAAGTCCGGAAGAAAAATCCGCCTAGGAGAAATCGTCGTAATCCACGACGAAAACTCCAAACGTTTAATGTGGCCGATAGGAGTAGTTAAGGAATTAATACCTAGCCGTGACGGACTTGTTCGTTCCGTGATGCTTAAAATTCCCAACGGGAACCTCATTAATCGAGCAATTCAGTCCCTTCACCCCACAGAACTAAGAGAAGATCGAGATGAGGACATCGAGATTGAAAATCCGGATCCGACCCAGGAGCCGGATGAGGATCCAGCTCCACTTGTCCTAACACCGGAAATTGAGCCAGCGGTCGGAAATGTGGTCCCGGCCGCCGGAGAGACGGACAACGTCGTCGGAGAAGTCGAGCCAGATGGTACGGGCTCTAGTGGGGAGTATGTTGGGAATGTAATCGCCCAACAGACGACGACAACCCGATCCGGCCGCCGGACGACTGCACCCGCGCATTTGCGCGACTATTGTCTCAGGGGCCCCCGATAGGTGGCCCCAAACCCCCATTGTTTCCCCTCCTTTAATTGTTACCCCCCCACTAAGTGACTGTAAATCTAGCAGTGTAAATCGAATAGACGGTTGGACCAGACACAGTTCTTAGTGTCAATTTAATTCTCAACTTAAACTGTAAGTACGGTACGACACACCGCAAAAAGTATTACAAAGTTTACAGTAGTTGCCAGATTACCCTATTTCACCCGTTTTCGAAATTGAAATCACCCTCTTGATTTCCCTGTCCAAAATCGAAAAAACCCAATTTTTTACCCCTTTTTTACTGAAATACAGGGGGGATCGAAAAGGGGATcgaaaagttctagtgtcACCACGTAAAGTTCTTGTGTCGCCACgtaaagttctagtgtcgccacgtaaagttctagtgtcggcaTGTAAAGTTCTATTGTCGGGATCAAAAAGTTATAGTGTCGGGATGGAAAAGTTGAAGTGTCATTATcgaaaagttctagtgtcgccATGCAAAGTTTTAGTGTCGGCATGTAAAGTTTTTGTGTCGGGATcgaaaagttctagtgtcggcatcgaaaagtttctatttctagaACGGTCCAGTGTCGGAGCAAAAAGGTCTAGGGTCGCCATGTAAAGTTCTACAGTCGGAGGAAAAAGGTCTATTGTCGGAACTTTTCTTCCAACTTCGAGTCTTTCCCTATTGGTTGGCTAACATTTAGTGTGTCCCCTTCACCGCCGTTCTAGTGTCGGCGCCAgaagttctactgtcgggacCAAACGTTCTAGTGTCGAGTACGAAAAGTTCTATTTGTAAAACGGTCTTGTGTCGCTTTGccgggtatggtaggcaccatagtatcccttccgtccaaacaaaatgaaaggatgtAGACCCTTATAATAGATTCTACCCCCAAATTTTAGGTAGaatcagagtaatagaatactggtgtagccacggccatgttaactccccctctcggattttttcccaaaagttgttgccaatttcgcgtatcgattgtgagaaaatgaggcaagatatcgatttaagtgtcccataaccgtaactgccacctatgaattgagttttaagggttgttattgttataacaacccatatgtttatacttacattttttcacactaattaattaagccactttttgtttactttctgaagtacagacgacgaaaatgagcaaaaacatagcgaaaacgtaatacatcacaagttcacaacacagccgctgtggcgctttcgttatgggacagaaagactttcaggccaaaaaggcaatgggagggcccgccataagcgtggctacaccagtattctattactctggtaatagtattctattactctggtggctacaccagtattctattacagtgccggtccagttatagaaccggcctgtgcgcggttctataactgaatggttctataaccaagcacccgatcttagtgccacctatcgtcggttctttcatccctcaaactttgacggtcttagaatgtaagggcacacagcagagtggtaatgctgttctCTATagatctagagtcccgtgttcgaaccgctgctatgactaacttaaaaagatttttaatatatgtgtaatatagtctatggctatgaatggtgagatactagtgtatcttcattggtgggggaccattcacagaggaagtggtttgatgaactagaagaactgttgttataccagaaggaaaaagaaattagagttggtagaaggactggaatggaacaaggtgctagaagataagaatgaatagtggaagctattgtattctattgtatttggtatgaataactttaccgcctattattattattgtatttggtatgaataactttaacgcctattattattagttgggtcattaaaccgatgtacaacattgcctaaaaagataaaacccattacagtaatatttttttgcatgttttaaaaggcaaaacccattcattcccgcctTAGAAAATCGAAATAGTTcctaatacggccaacggtggcgctgaaacacggcaaagaaaaatcggttcgataaccgagccggttccatagctaggcggttctataactggaccggcactgtacccTGCTATTACTCTGGTAGAATCTAGACAGTCAGCAACTCCGCATCTCAAAGTCCGCAGTTTACCCTGACCCGTTGCCCTGTCGCGGAATTCCTTATTTGGCTTGATATGTTATAAGCTCGAAGCAGAAATTCTGTACTAGTTGAGTTCCATTGGTGGCTACTGGCTACATAGTGTTGattgtgtttttctttggttATTCGTCAAAATCAGTCCCAGCATTGTTATGGAGGTTGTTCGTTTGTAAGATTTTCTTATgtctttttcttacttttttggtgcttttttcttaaagaacCCAACAGAAGACACCCAGTGGAACGATGTTCTTCGCCAGAAAGGGATTATACCACCTAAGCCCAAGGAAGCTGAAATAACTGAGGAACAGATTGAGAATATGGTTGAAAATGTTGTGAAGACTTACACTTCTAAAGGTTAGGTTTTTATCTCTCTAATAGCTTTTGAGCACTTTTATTGATATTATTATTGCTGAAATCAGAACAAAAACCCGAAGAGCTAGAGCTTGATGATCTAGATGGTCTTGAAGATGAATTAGatgaaaaagtttttcttGAATATCGCCAGAAAAGAATTGCAGAGATGAAAGCATCAATAAAATCTAATAAATTTGGAGAGGTGTTAGAAATAACTGGCAAAGATTATGTGCAAGAAGTAAACAAAGCAGGTGAAGGGATTTGGGTTATTTTGCATCTATACAAACAAGGGTAATCAACGTGGTTGTGTTAAGTTATCCAGCAAAATTTCACTTGATCTATTTGATGTATTCTAGGATTCCACTTTCTTCCCTGATAAATGAACATTTTCGAAATTTAGCCAATAAGTTTCCAATGTTGAAGTTTGTGAAAAGCCTGGCAGGATTATGTATAGCTAATTATCCAGATCAAAATTTGCCAACAATATTTGTATATCACAATGGAGATCTCAAACATCAATTTATTGGAGCCAATTGCTTTGCCTCTGGAATTAAACAAGATGGTACAATGCTATGCAGAAGAACCCAAATGTTGATGGGATATTAATCTATcacaataataatattttattttgagcAGAACTAGAATGGATGCTTTCAGAAACTGGAgctttgaaaacaaaaatcgaaaaGGACCCTCGACCAAAAATCCGTGATGCACTTTTCTCACAGTTAAATGGTGGAAATACTCAATCGATAGAAAGTCGAGATTATAACGATGATTCAGAGTGAGAGTAAGTTGTGCTATCAGTTTTACCTCCAGATAAAGCATTTTCTTGTGTGCCAATTCTAAGGGCATCAGCCTCTACTTATTTGCGCATAGAAAGAAACTTGAAAACGAAGATATTACACGAATTGCTTAGTGTAATTAACTGAAAACTTTTACCTTACGGATCGAAGCCAAAGATGGTCCAAAATTCGCGCTAACCTTAAGATGTCTAGCTATCCAACCAGGAAGCGATGATATAGAATTTGGGCGGGAATACCGGTGGTCAGCCAATATTAATACAGCATAATCTTTGCTATGCCGAATTGCTCTTCCAATAGATTGATTGACGGCCTTGAAACATAAGGATTCATAATAAATTTGGCCAGGGGACCTGACTTCTCCTTCTGGTAAAAAGCTAGCCtgtaaagaaaacattttataGCTAATGTAGCAAATAACTATTTCGGAAATATCGAATATCGGTCCTATTTGCTGTGGCGCGCAAAAACATTGCAAATTCTTGTTTAGTGAGGAGTATATAACATACCGTGTTGTTATCTAAATAAtcaattttttcctttaatgTTGCTGCTTGACTGTTTGCGTAAGGAAGGCCAACTACAACAACGCATCTAGCCAGATCGTCGCTGAAGTTGATTCCCTCACTTAGCTTTCCACCTGTTACCAACAACAATTTACAaacattacatttttttctagccAGCAAGTTAAGCCTGAAGGGCAACTAGCCTTTGCCttacaactgaaaaaaatctTACCCACAACACAGAGCAGCATAGCTCCATTCTTCCCGCATTTACTAGATGGATTTGTGAATTGTCTAATGGATCGAGCGTATTCCGACAATACATGTTCAACATCTTTTGCTTCTTTTGGCTCCCAGAACAACTTTTTCTGATTTTCAAGTTTCGAAATATAATTGTTTCTCATCCAATGTTCAAATACTTGCTATTATCCAGTAAAAAcgtgtaaaaataataaatgttaAGGGACAAAGCTGTAATGGTATTGAACTTACCCTTTCAAAATCCTATGAAGGATGAGAACACACGACACCCCCTGAAACTACCTAGATATGGAGCATGTTGACAACGATTGAACCTCAAAATTTGTACAAACagggaaaagaacaaaatacCTGATTGATATTGGAGAGGAAGTTTGCTAATTCGTTGAGTAAATTACTTCGATTAGCCCAAGAAAAATCCAACTCTTTGTTAGATGGTCCTCTTGTCAATACCAAAGGTAAGACATGATCAGGAGGGATTATATGATCACATGAAAATGTCATAATTCTGCTTTGTGCAGAGCCAGCAGCACCAAACAGCTGAAATCGAAATTCGCTGTTGGGTTGCATGGTTCCACCGGCGACAATAACAGCTCTAGGATAACAAAACTGTTAAGTTAAGTACTTAAAACATGACAATGAAATGTATTACCTAGGTTCGTTAACAAAATCTTTAAATAGTGCCCCAGGATTAAGTAAAAGGTACTTAAGGTAACCACCTGATGGAAGAACCTTCTTAACACAGAGAACTCTTCCATCTTGATCAGAATTGCGAAGACATCGCATAAATTCTAGGATTGGCATAAGACTAGAACCTGTGCTTttccaaaattattgtcatcgTCGAaaatttttccgtttttgttcTTATTTAATTTGTTTAGACAGTGACATCTAGTGTCTGAATCGTGAAACCTCCAAAAcgtaaacaaataaaaaaaattccgtcGTCTGAATTGATAAAGATCTTAATATGCGAATTACTTACGGTAACATTAATAAACTAATAACGTTAcctatttctttcttttttaggaCGTGTTCAAATCGAATGATGTGCTGTTATATGTGTTCTCTTAAACTGTGTAGCATTCAATCTAACATACTGTGAAACAAAATAACCTTGATAATATGATGTCTGCTGCAACCAGCCCGCCCACCCCTCACGCTCCCAGAATTTAAAACATGTTGTCGAGTTACAGTACGTGACCTTCACTATTCATACTTTGAAATATATTTGTGCTTATCAGGTTGTGGGTGCTGCCTTTTTTAGCTGAAAGAGAACCAAAAGTTTCTTACTGTAGCTGCGCTTTCTGTTCTTTGCATTTTTATATTTCGCCCTTTTGACATACCTAGCCCCTACAATGATTTcctttattacaaaatctacTCTTCATCTTTCATCTACCAAAAGACTCTATGTGGGGTGAGAACATGTCAAATTGTGTAAGCTACATGAATAATCTCTACAAgtctttattcatttaggAAATCCTTTTTGAGATGTCTCAGTGGACCACCCATCATACAAAATCCTGTTGCTCAATCAATTAATTTGGTGAATGAACCTATTCTCGGTATGTAAACGATCTGCTATTTGGCAATGGTATTTTACCTCCTGTGTCTGTGATTATCTTAGGTTATTTGAAAGGTAGTTCAGAAAGATCCTTGCTGGAAGATGCATTACAACACAGACAGGCAACTTGTGAAGAAATCCCAATTGTTATTGCAGGCAAAGAATATTGGACTGATGATATTCATTATCAGACGATGGTATCCTACATGTTTTATGTTTTACGGATCATGTTATAGCTAACtcattatttttattctttatatAGCCATTTAATCACCAGAAAAAGATAGCAAAATTTTGTTATGCCACCCCTGTAATTTGACAGCCAAtcgaaaattgttttttctttattgtaaTTGTTGCATTGTAAAATTAGGAATTGCTACAAAAATCCATCAGTGCTTCACTAGAAGCTAGAAAGTCGTGGGAGAAGGTTCCTTTGAACACAAAAATCGACATTTTTCTAAAAGCAGGAGATTTGGTATCTACAAAATATCGAAGCCAGCTTAATGCATCAACTATGCTGGGCCAAGGAAAGACGGTTTTTCAAGCTGAAATCGATGCAGCGTGTGAGTTGGCCGATTTTTTACGGTAAGGCAAAGCGATTGGTAACAATATTTCgaaatttataaaatcaatatttttagATTCAACGCAGATTTTGCTCAGAGGTTGTATGATTACCAACCCGTGAATGTCGATCCGTCTATAAGGAATTCGGTCCGGCAAAGATATATGCACCATTGAAGCAAAGTGACTCATTGTGTGCTTTTTTATGTGTAGGTACGACACAGAGGACTCGAAGGATTTATAGCTGCCGTTTCACCTTTCAATTTTACAGCAATAGGAGGAAACCTTGCATACGCTCCTGCTATTATGGTTTATTTCCTAATAACAAATTAGCATTTTGTAGTATTTATTGGGTTCTGCCTTCAGGGAAATGTGGTGCTGTGGAAACCGTCGGATACAGCAATGTTATCTAATTATATCGTGTTCCGATTGATGGAGGAGAGTGGTATTCCGCCTGGAGTGGTTAATTTCGTGCCGGCAGAGGGGCCTACATTTGGTCGTGCTATTACCACCTCACCCCACTTAAGTGCCATTAATTTTACCGGATCTGTTCCGTAAGTAAAAAAAGCTGTTATACTAGACCCAAAGAAAcataatattttgttttttcgcgGAGGCAGAACATTTCATTGGTTGTGGATGCAAGTGGGACAAAACGTGGACCGTTTTCAGAATTTGCCTCGGCTGGTCGGCGAGTGTGGAGGAAAGAACTATCATTTTGTCCATTCTTCTGCAAACGTCGAACACGTCGTTAACTCTACCCTTCGTGGTGCTTTTGAGTATTCTGGACAAAAATGCTCGGCTTGTTCCAGGCTTTATGTTCCATCTTCATTGTGGAAACAGGTTGAACGAAAAGCTTCGTAACCAACGGTATATTCgtatctttatttatttattttattttatcgttACAGATAAAAGAAGGCCTTGTAGAGGGTATGAAGCAAATGAAAATTGGACCGGTTACCGATTTTGATAGTTTTACATCATCAGTCATTGATGAACGAGCATACAATCGTATAGCTTCCTACATCAAGCACGCTGAGCAGGCCCCTCACCTCGAAATCATTGCTGGGGGACATCGCGATAAGAGTGTCGGTTATTTTATCCACCCGACGTTATTAGAAACCAAAGATCCGCGGGATCGCATAATGGTTGAGGAGATTTTTGGACCCGTTCTCACGGCTTTCGTTTATGACGACAACGCAGTGGACGAAACCTTAGAACTAGTTGATTCTTCCACATCCTTCGCCTTAACGGGAGCAGTGTTTGCAGAGGATCGTGAATTCCTAGCACAAGCCGCAGAACGCCTGAAAATGTCTGCTGGAAACTTCTATATCAACGACAAGTCGACTGGGGCTGTTGTCGGTCAGCAACCTTTCGGAGGGGGTCGGTTGTCAGGTAGAAAATTTCAGCGCCCTATAGTATAAGCTCCAAATATTTACTGTTATCTAAACATAGGAACTAATGACAAAGCGGGAAGCCCGCATTATTTGCTTCGGTGGACAAGTCCACAGGCCATAAAGCAGTCTTTCAGTCATCTGACGCAGTTCCAGTATCCTCATATGGAAAAATGAATCGttccataaataaaaatagtgACAACGATCTTAACTCAAACGACGAGCATAACTCGTTAGAAACTTTGTCAAACTTTTTGGCAGTTTAATAATAAAGTTAAGgaattaataaataataatccaatTAAGGAAATATATTGGAACATTTTCTGTAGCATTGATTATTTTCTTTGTAAAAactatacattttttaatcTAGTCTGCCAATCGAAATATATGTTGTTTTAATGGTAAATATATACGTTATTAGTTCTTTATTTATCAGACTTCAGTTTATAATTCTCTTTTGGGATTTGCAATTaaacagacaaaaaaaggaaaagccGACTTAATGTTTTCGGTCTTATTTAAGAAAGTCCTTTGCCATAATTCTTCTATTCTTATTTCCATTATTCTTGTTAATGCCCAAATGTTCTTCTTAAATTATAAGATACAGGCATTTGAATTACTAATGTTCATGGCTCTGTGGTTGAGGTTCGGTGTGGAATGTTGAAAATGCAGGGTTCCAGTCTCGAAACaatcaaaataataatagaatcGTTAAGTTCCAAAGGGGGTAATGTAGTAGTTTTACACAACTGGATTATAGATATTCACTTCATCAATAGCGCGTAAAACgaatttttattataaaataACTTAAATAATGTGTCTATATGTTACCTCCATAAAATCAAGTTAGAGTTTCGTGAATCAATTAAAGTTATTTGCGGGTTTGTGGTTCAGCATTGCCGTTTTAATCCATAGAACTAGCATTCGAGTTTCGGAAGagttaaaatgaaaaataattatcATATACTTTTGTAACAGTACCAAATCACGTGGGAAATTAATGAATCGGGAAATTTTCGGTCATCATTccaacaaataattttttctttcaatcgAAGCTCCATGCATGTCTTCTCGCAAttgattttaattattttgtctcaataaatgaaagaagaataaaGTGCTTAATCTACATAAGAGTGAAACATTCTTATTGATACACTTATTAAAGATGgttaaaaagaattatttaGTAAAATTCGTTCGATAGAACTGTTTGTGACCCTTTATATTTAGCATATTTATAGCAAGTCTGACTAAAAGTATGGCAACAGTgacataataaaaaagaaaagggaggtGGGGGTAAAGCCTATGATGCGCCCAACGCGCTTAAACTAATCAGATCTTATTTGAGCACTTTTATTGATATTATTGTTTCtggaatcagaaaaaaaacctgaGGAGCTAGAGCTTGATGATTTAGATGGTCTTGAAGATGAATTAGatgaaaaagtttttcttGAACATCGCCAGAAAAGAATTGCAGAGATGAAAGCATcaataaaatttaataaatttaGAGAGGTGTTAGAAATTACTGGCAAAGATCATGTGCAAGAAGTAAACAGAGCAGGTGAAGGGATTTGGGTTATTTTGCATCTATACAAACAAGGGTAATCAACGTGGTTGTGTTAAGTTATCCAGCAAAATTTCACTTGATCTATTTGATGTATTCTAGGATTCCACTTTCTTCCCTGATAAATGAACATTTTCGAAATTTAGCCAATAAGTTTCCAATGTTGAAGTTTGTGAAAAGCCTGGCAGGATTGTGTATAGCTAATTATCCAGATCAAAATTTGCCAACAATATTTGTGTACCACAATGGAGATCTCAAACATCAATTTATTGGAGCCAATTGCTTTGCCTCTGGAATTAAACAAGATGGTACAATGCTATGCAGAAGAACCCAAATGTTGATGGGATATTAATCTATcacaataataatattttattttgagcAGAACTAGAATGGATGCTTTCAGAAACTGGAgctttgaaaacaaaaatcgaaaaGGACCCTCGACCAAAAATCCCTGATGCACTCTTCTCACACTTAAATGGTGGAAATACTCAATCGATAGAAAGTCGAGATTATAACGATGATTCAGAGTGAGAGTAAGTTGTGCTATCAGTTTTACCTCCAGATAAAGCATTTTCTTGTGTGCCAATTCTAAGGGCATCAGCCTCTACTTGTTTGCGCATAGAAAGAAACTTGAAAACGAAGATATTACACGAACTGCTATGTGTAATTAACTGAAAATTTTTACCTTACGGATCGAAGCCAAAGATGGTCCAAAATTCGCGCTAACCTTAAGATGTCTAGCTATCCAACCAGGAAGCGCTGATATAGAATTTGGGCGGGAATACCGGTGGTCAGCCAATATTAATACAGCATAATCTTTGCTATGCCGAATTGCTCTTCCAATAGATTGATTGACGGCCTTGAAACATAAGGATTCATAATAAATTTGGCCAGGGGACCTGACTTCTCCTTCTGGTAAAAAGCTAGCCtgtaaagaaaacattttataGCTAATGTAGCAAATTACTATTTCGAAAATATCGAATATCGGTCCTATTTGCTGTGGCGCGCAAAAACATTGCAAATTCTTGTTTAGTGAGGAGTATATAACGTACCGTGTTGTTATCTAAATAAtcaattttttcctttaatgTTGCTGCTTGACTGTTTGCGTAAGGAAGGCCAACTACAATAACGCATCTAGCCAGATCGTCGCTGAAGTTGATTCCCTCACTTAGCTTTCCACCTATTACCAACAACAAATTACAAACGTTACATTTTTGTCTAGCCAGCAAGTTAAACCTGAAGGGCAACTACCATTGTGCCttacaactgaaaaaaatctTACCCACAACACAGAGCAGCATAGCTCCATTCTTCCCGCATTTGCTAGATGGATTTGTGAATTGTCTAATGGATCGAGCGTATTCCGACAGTACATGTTCAACATCTTTTGCTTCTTTTGGCTCCCGGAACAACTTTTTCCGATTTTCAAGTTTCGAAATGTAATTGTTTCTTATCCAATGTTCAAAAACTTGCTATTATCCAGTAAAAAcgtgtaaaaataataaatgttaAGGGACAAAGCTGTAACGGTATTGAACTTACCCTTTCAAAATCATACGAAGGAAGAAAACACACGACACCCCCTGAAACTACCTAGATATGTAGCACGTTGACAACGATTGAACCTCAAATTTGTACGAACagggaaaagaacaaaatacCTGATTGATATTGGAGAGGAAGTTTGCTAATTCGTCGAGTAAATTACTCCGATTAGCCCAAGAAAAATCCAACTCTTTGTTAGATGGTCCTCTTGTCAATACCAAAGGTAAGACATGATCAGGAGGGATTATATGAT includes:
- the LOC116918910 gene encoding phosducin-like protein 3, with product MENPTEDTQWNDVLRQKGIIPPKPKEAEITEEQIENMVENVVKTYTSKEQKPEELELDDLDGLEDELDEKVFLEYRQKRIAEMKASIKSNKFGEVLEITGKDYVQEVNKAGEGIWVILHLYKQGIPLSSLINEHFRNLANKFPMLKFVKSLAGLCIANYPDQNLPTIFVYHNGDLKHQFIGANCFASGIKQDELEWMLSETGALKTKIEKDPRPKIRDALFSQLNGGNTQSIESRDYNDDSE
- the LOC116918911 gene encoding phosducin-like protein 3, producing MKASIKFNKFREVLEITGKDHVQEVNRAGEGIWVILHLYKQGIPLSSLINEHFRNLANKFPMLKFVKSLAGLCIANYPDQNLPTIFVYHNGDLKHQFIGANCFASGIKQDELEWMLSETGALKTKIEKDPRPKIPDALFSHLNGGNTQSIESRDYNDDSE
- the LOC116918909 gene encoding delta-1-pyrroline-5-carboxylate dehydrogenase, mitochondrial → MISFITKSTLHLSSTKRLYVGKSFLRCLSGPPIIQNPVAQSINLVNEPILGYLKGSSERSLLEDALQHRQATCEEIPIVIAGKEYWTDDIHYQTMPFNHQKKIAKFCYATPELLQKSISASLEARKSWEKVPLNTKIDIFLKAGDLVSTKYRSQLNASTMLGQGKTVFQAEIDAACELADFLRFNADFAQRLYDYQPVNVDPSIRNSVRHRGLEGFIAAVSPFNFTAIGGNLAYAPAIMGNVVLWKPSDTAMLSNYIVFRLMEESGIPPGVVNFVPAEGPTFGRAITTSPHLSAINFTGSVPTFHWLWMQVGQNVDRFQNLPRLVGECGGKNYHFVHSSANVEHVVNSTLRGAFEYSGQKCSACSRLYVPSSLWKQIKEGLVEGMKQMKIGPVTDFDSFTSSVIDERAYNRIASYIKHAEQAPHLEIIAGGHRDKSVGYFIHPTLLETKDPRDRIMVEEIFGPVLTAFVYDDNAVDETLELVDSSTSFALTGAVFAEDREFLAQAAERLKMSAGNFYINDKSTGAVVGQQPFGGGRLSGTNDKAGSPHYLLRWTSPQAIKQSFSHLTQFQYPHMEK